The following proteins come from a genomic window of Emys orbicularis isolate rEmyOrb1 chromosome 25, rEmyOrb1.hap1, whole genome shotgun sequence:
- the RUNDC3A gene encoding RUN domain-containing protein 3A: protein MVLTLPFRACRWGGYLEELVRLRESQLKDLEAENKRLQMRLEEVKVQNQLEKRELEGVILELQEQLTGLIPCENTQLSKEMATPLVNQWPSLGTLNGNESGSDAKLYRRHSFMSTDQLSAENSLSSDSQRLGEGKQEGEPWGPLGKDPTPSMLGLCGSLASLPSCRSLASLKSNECLVSDSNEASPAHSPS from the exons ATGGTGCTCACGCTTCCCTTCCGTGCATGCCGCTGGGGG GGGTACCTGGAGGAGCTGGTGCGTCTCCGGGAATCCCAGCTGAAGGACCTGGAGGCGGAGAACAAGCGCCTGCAGATGAGGCTGGAGGAGGTGAAGGTGCAGAACCAGCTGGAGAAGAGGGAGCTGGAGGGCGTCATCCTGGAACTGCAGGAGCAGCT gACGGGCCTGATCCCCTGTGAGAACACCCAGCTCTCCAAGGAGATGGCCACGCCGCTGGTGAACCAGTGGCCGTCGCTGGGGACCCTCAATGGGAACGAGAGCGGGTCAGACGCCAAGCTGTACAGGAG GCACAGCTTCATGAGCACGGATCAGCTGTCGGCGGAGAACAGCCTGAGCTCGGATtcccagaggctgggggagggcaaGCAAGAAGGAGAGCCCTGGGGGCCATTGG GGAAGGACCCCACCCCATCCATGCTGGGGCTCTGCGGCTCCCTGGCCTCCCTCCCAAGCTGTAGATCCCTGGCCAGCCTGAAATCTAACGAGTGCCTGGTGAGTGACAGCAACGAAGccagccccgcccacagccccagtTGA